Proteins encoded within one genomic window of Synechococcus sp. PCC 7335:
- a CDS encoding HhoA/HhoB/HtrA family serine endopeptidase: MKQPEREQSESVIASTDSGDIQASRAISASRAHLRFWFKKALAYGLVTAASAGTVLLLNREITPTAATTQLARYEEAQFSDSANPSATLAQSETLAQSETLIGQSGTGTQRLIGSANFIADAVDRTGPAVVRINSARTVTNRLPAGFDDPFFREFFGDVGPRSRVERGTGSGFILDGNGTIVTNAHVVEGADEVMVALKDGRELRGEVIGEDSLTDLAVIKVDARDLPTVTLGDSDALRPGEWAIAIGNPLGLDNTVTAGIISATGRTSAQIRVPDKRVQFIQTDAAINPGNSGGPLLNERGEVIGVNTAIIGNAQGLGFAIPINQARQIATQLVTDGRVDHPYLGIQMLTLTPELKAELDTNQEFNAPLQTDSGVVIAATVQGSPAARSGLRKGDVIQKMNGQTITEANEVQQIVSETALGEAIKLTLNRNGQTLTLDVRPGPYPVQTGRS; this comes from the coding sequence ATGAAGCAGCCTGAAAGAGAACAAAGTGAAAGCGTAATCGCATCAACCGATTCTGGTGATATTCAAGCTAGTCGAGCTATTTCGGCTAGTCGGGCTCACTTGCGTTTTTGGTTCAAAAAGGCGCTGGCATATGGCCTTGTTACTGCTGCTAGTGCCGGTACTGTGCTGCTGCTCAATCGAGAGATAACGCCTACTGCTGCTACCACTCAACTGGCTCGCTATGAAGAGGCACAGTTTTCTGACTCTGCTAACCCGAGCGCAACCTTGGCCCAGTCCGAGACATTGGCCCAGTCCGAGACATTGATCGGACAAAGTGGAACAGGTACGCAGAGGCTGATTGGTAGTGCCAACTTCATTGCTGATGCGGTAGATCGAACAGGTCCTGCAGTTGTACGGATCAACTCAGCTCGAACGGTTACGAATCGCCTACCTGCTGGTTTTGATGACCCCTTTTTTCGTGAGTTCTTTGGTGATGTCGGTCCACGCTCACGGGTAGAAAGAGGGACGGGATCAGGCTTTATCTTAGATGGGAACGGTACGATTGTGACCAACGCTCACGTTGTCGAAGGCGCCGACGAAGTGATGGTAGCCTTGAAGGATGGTCGGGAGCTACGCGGTGAAGTGATCGGCGAAGATTCGCTGACGGATCTAGCCGTTATCAAAGTCGATGCTAGAGACTTACCCACTGTGACGCTAGGCGATTCAGACGCCCTTCGTCCAGGTGAGTGGGCGATCGCCATCGGCAATCCTCTTGGTCTAGACAACACAGTTACAGCCGGAATCATCAGTGCGACCGGGCGGACCAGTGCTCAAATTCGCGTACCCGATAAGCGGGTGCAGTTCATTCAAACCGATGCGGCTATTAATCCAGGTAACTCGGGTGGCCCGTTGCTAAACGAGCGCGGCGAAGTCATTGGCGTTAACACCGCTATCATTGGCAATGCACAAGGTTTAGGCTTTGCTATTCCAATCAACCAAGCCAGACAAATTGCGACCCAGCTTGTGACCGACGGCCGCGTAGATCATCCTTACCTAGGCATTCAGATGCTCACATTAACGCCAGAGCTTAAAGCAGAGCTTGATACTAACCAGGAGTTCAATGCGCCGCTGCAGACTGATTCTGGCGTTGTGATTGCGGCTACTGTACAAGGATCTCCGGCTGCTCGGTCGGGCTTGCGTAAGGGAGATGTGATTCAGAAAATGAATGGCCAAACCATTACTGAAGCGAATGAGGTGCAGCAGATTGTATCAGAAACGGCTCTAGGAGAAGCGATCAAACTCACGCTTAATCGCAATGGCCAAACCCTTACCTTAGATGTACGACCCGGTCCTTATCCGGTTCAAACGGGTCGCTCGTAG
- the dnaA gene encoding chromosomal replication initiator protein DnaA translates to MAVIKEDIWNQVLEKLALQLSPPTFETWIKPTKVQTLSNDQLVLLTDNPFARNWLQKHYLTQISTAAAEVLGHTINVTVTVKDRDDTEKPLSPSEAANDSLPAASADTRGKASSKTNQSSSALNPKAIFSRFVVGANNRMAHAAALAVAESPGREFNPLFLCGGVGLGKTHLMQAIGHYRIESNQQAKVAYVSTETFTNDLIASIRRDTMQRFREQYREVDVILVDDIQFIEGKEYTQEEFFHTFNTLHEAGKQIVLASDRPPNQIPRLQDRLCSRFSMGLIADIQSPDFETRMAILQKKAEYEQVSIARDVTEYIASSYVTNIRELEGALTRAIAYTSISGLPMTVENLVPVLNPPVERVDSSPKSVIKAVSDAFKISLDDLKSNSRKREISQARQVGMYLMRKHTDLSLPKIGDQFGGKDHTTVMYSCDKIAQLIKQDLNLAQTVREVSDRITLASNS, encoded by the coding sequence GTGGCCGTCATCAAAGAAGACATTTGGAATCAAGTTCTAGAGAAGCTAGCTTTGCAGCTTAGCCCACCGACCTTCGAGACCTGGATAAAGCCGACCAAAGTTCAAACTCTTTCGAATGATCAGCTGGTACTTCTGACGGACAATCCATTTGCTCGCAACTGGCTGCAAAAGCACTACCTAACCCAAATTTCTACTGCGGCAGCAGAAGTGCTGGGCCATACGATCAATGTTACTGTCACTGTCAAAGATAGAGATGACACAGAAAAGCCGTTAAGCCCCTCGGAGGCAGCAAACGATTCTTTACCTGCAGCTAGTGCTGATACGAGAGGAAAGGCTTCGTCAAAGACTAATCAGAGTTCTTCTGCTCTCAACCCAAAAGCTATTTTCTCACGTTTTGTAGTGGGTGCTAATAACCGCATGGCTCATGCGGCGGCTCTAGCTGTAGCCGAATCACCTGGTCGAGAGTTTAATCCTTTATTTTTGTGCGGGGGGGTTGGTCTAGGCAAGACCCATTTGATGCAGGCGATTGGGCACTACCGCATAGAGAGCAATCAGCAAGCAAAGGTTGCCTATGTCTCTACAGAAACTTTTACCAATGATCTCATTGCGTCTATCCGCCGCGATACGATGCAGCGCTTTCGTGAACAGTATCGAGAGGTTGATGTCATTTTAGTTGATGACATTCAGTTTATTGAAGGTAAAGAGTACACTCAGGAGGAATTTTTCCATACCTTTAATACGCTGCATGAAGCAGGTAAGCAGATTGTATTAGCTTCTGATCGTCCCCCCAATCAGATTCCAAGGTTACAAGACCGACTATGCTCTAGATTCTCTATGGGGTTGATAGCAGATATTCAATCTCCCGACTTTGAGACGCGCATGGCAATTCTGCAAAAGAAGGCTGAGTATGAGCAGGTATCGATTGCTCGCGACGTCACTGAATATATTGCTTCGTCGTACGTAACAAATATTAGAGAGCTAGAGGGCGCACTGACTAGGGCGATCGCCTATACCTCAATCTCTGGTCTGCCGATGACGGTAGAAAACTTGGTGCCGGTACTCAATCCGCCAGTTGAGCGTGTAGACTCCTCGCCTAAATCAGTAATAAAGGCCGTTTCAGACGCTTTCAAAATTTCATTAGACGATCTTAAAAGTAACTCTCGTAAGCGTGAGATCAGTCAAGCCAGACAAGTGGGTATGTATCTAATGCGTAAGCATACTGACCTGAGCTTGCCAAAGATTGGCGATCAGTTTGGCGGAAAGGACCATACGACGGTGATGTATAGCTGTGACAAGATCGCACAGTTAATCAAACAGGATTTGAATCTGGCCCAAACTGTTCGAGAAGTCAGCGATCGCATCACTTTGGCTTCCAATAGCTAA
- the dnaN gene encoding DNA polymerase III subunit beta, producing the protein MKFSCAQTEFNSQFSLVSRAVPTRPSKPVLGNVLVTADAAAQTVTLVGFDETLGIQTTFAAQVDESGTTTLPAKLLGDIVSRLPNEDIDISEDNDEPVVTLSCSAGRYQVRGLSAEDYPNLPEIESTDTVKISADALVEGLRGALFATSSDETKQVLTGVHLTAMDESLEFAATDGHRLAVVNTIDETGTSTPDLEMNVTIPGKALRELERILQAYPSSEPVALKLDETQVVFDLGRQRITTRLLDGQYPNYNQLIPKQFERQLTLDRKQFVSSLERIGVIADQRNNIVKLTISNTQQSLALSVEAQEVGSGLENLPAQVTGDDLDIAFNVRYLLEGLKALPTSEIQVQCNTATSPSVLKPLGGTKITYLVMPVQIRS; encoded by the coding sequence ATGAAGTTCAGCTGCGCGCAAACCGAATTCAATTCCCAATTTTCTCTGGTTAGCCGAGCGGTCCCCACTCGCCCTAGTAAACCTGTCCTCGGTAATGTCTTGGTGACTGCCGATGCAGCCGCTCAAACAGTCACCCTAGTGGGATTTGATGAAACCTTAGGGATACAGACTACCTTCGCTGCTCAGGTTGATGAAAGTGGGACGACAACACTTCCAGCTAAGCTTCTAGGTGACATTGTTTCTCGTCTACCCAACGAAGATATTGACATTAGTGAAGACAACGATGAACCTGTGGTTACACTATCGTGTTCAGCCGGTCGATATCAGGTTCGTGGCCTTAGTGCAGAGGACTATCCTAATCTTCCTGAGATCGAGTCGACAGACACTGTCAAAATATCGGCCGATGCCTTAGTTGAAGGTCTGCGCGGTGCCCTTTTTGCTACCAGCAGCGATGAGACTAAGCAAGTCCTAACTGGTGTCCATCTAACCGCCATGGACGAAAGTCTAGAGTTTGCTGCGACGGATGGTCATCGTTTAGCTGTGGTCAACACGATTGATGAAACGGGCACGTCTACGCCTGATCTAGAAATGAATGTGACCATTCCTGGGAAAGCGCTCAGAGAGCTAGAGCGTATCCTTCAAGCCTATCCTAGTAGTGAACCCGTTGCTCTCAAGCTAGATGAGACTCAAGTTGTGTTTGACTTAGGTCGTCAGCGAATTACGACACGTCTGCTAGACGGTCAGTATCCTAACTACAATCAGCTTATTCCAAAGCAGTTCGAGCGACAGCTAACGCTAGATAGAAAGCAGTTTGTCTCATCTCTAGAGCGAATTGGGGTGATAGCCGATCAACGGAATAATATTGTCAAGCTAACGATTAGCAATACGCAGCAGTCGCTAGCTCTTTCTGTCGAGGCTCAGGAAGTAGGTAGTGGGTTAGAGAACCTCCCGGCTCAAGTGACGGGTGACGACCTAGACATCGCCTTCAACGTTCGCTACCTACTAGAAGGATTAAAGGCTTTGCCTACCTCTGAGATTCAGGTTCAGTGCAATACAGCAACTAGTCCGTCCGTTTTAAAACCGTTAGGAGGAACGAAAATCACCTACCTAGTTATGCCTGTGCAGATCCGTAGTTGA
- a CDS encoding Fur family transcriptional regulator, with protein sequence MRLSRQRRYILELLWEDKNHLSAREIYDRLNQQGREIGHTSVYQNLEALSEKGIIECVERSEGRLYGHSNSSHSHVNCIDTQRIIDINVELPEEILAYVEAETGVKVSDYRIEFFGTNA encoded by the coding sequence ATGCGACTGAGTCGACAAAGACGTTACATCCTGGAGTTGCTGTGGGAGGATAAGAACCACCTTTCTGCCAGAGAGATCTATGACCGCCTTAACCAACAGGGTAGAGAAATTGGTCATACATCAGTGTATCAAAATCTAGAGGCCCTATCAGAGAAGGGGATCATTGAGTGCGTAGAACGCTCTGAGGGCAGATTATACGGTCACAGCAACTCATCTCATAGCCATGTAAACTGCATCGATACGCAAAGGATCATTGATATCAATGTTGAGTTACCTGAAGAAATACTAGCGTACGTAGAAGCTGAGACCGGCGTAAAAGTATCAGACTACAGAATAGAGTTTTTTGGTACTAACGCTTGA
- a CDS encoding ABC transporter permease — MAKADWRFSHHVTQQFGRSDPRYVTQQPESSTVHSSTVHREPDHPLYHSTMALLLAGQVIHRLLRGRFGQRQIMDHLMSAGPRCVASVIATNVCAGLIFGIQTAREMSRFGAVSSLGSAFAAGYCSELAPILTAGVLACQVGSAFAAEIAAMKLTQQIDALKMLRTDPIDYLVMPRVIACAVMLPMLTVLALVCGVMSGGFLTTYYYHLPMGTFLDGVRGALSVSDVLLIMGKAILFGLVIAIASCSRGLTSALHGKGVGQSATSAVMMAWIALFFIDLVIAFLALLAIVT; from the coding sequence ATGGCAAAAGCTGATTGGCGGTTTTCTCATCACGTAACACAGCAATTCGGGCGTTCTGATCCTAGATATGTGACTCAGCAGCCAGAAAGCTCAACAGTACATAGCTCAACAGTACATAGAGAGCCAGATCATCCGCTCTATCACTCAACAATGGCGCTCCTACTTGCCGGACAGGTGATACACCGGTTGCTAAGAGGGCGGTTTGGCCAACGCCAGATCATGGACCACCTAATGAGTGCTGGTCCGCGCTGTGTGGCGTCGGTCATTGCAACCAATGTCTGTGCTGGGCTCATCTTTGGAATTCAGACAGCTCGGGAGATGTCTCGTTTTGGTGCTGTGAGTTCTTTAGGAAGCGCATTTGCAGCTGGCTACTGCTCTGAGCTAGCGCCTATCTTGACAGCGGGTGTACTGGCTTGTCAGGTAGGGAGTGCATTCGCCGCCGAGATCGCTGCTATGAAACTGACCCAGCAGATTGATGCTTTAAAGATGCTGCGAACAGACCCTATTGACTACTTGGTCATGCCAAGGGTGATTGCTTGCGCTGTCATGCTGCCAATGCTAACCGTCTTAGCTCTAGTTTGCGGTGTGATGAGTGGCGGCTTCTTAACAACCTATTATTATCATCTGCCGATGGGGACCTTCTTAGACGGGGTACGCGGTGCTTTGAGTGTGTCTGATGTCCTGCTAATCATGGGTAAGGCAATACTGTTTGGTCTGGTAATTGCGATCGCCAGCTGTAGTAGAGGATTAACTTCAGCACTTCATGGCAAGGGTGTGGGACAGTCGGCGACTTCGGCTGTGATGATGGCCTGGATAGCGCTATTTTTTATCGACTTGGTGATTGCTTTTCTTGCTCTGTTGGCCATAGTGACCTAA
- a CDS encoding ABC transporter ATP-binding protein has translation MNTSAPNLVTQNTSKENELHTRQVSSYRYLWPFIKAEKALFIITLICVVGYVITVPILPHLAKQAAGAIGSGDVRTTAYWLGLAMLDFVIQSAFLYAQRISATKGSLNVVMAVREKAYANLHRLGIDYFAKSQTGDLTYRLTEDVDRVGEVIFKMSQQFVSCILQIVVLTAYIFYLNWQLSLTGIVIAPIVAWLIGQFGQRQLQLSRKNQTAISSLSSLLTEVFSSIRIVQAFAAQDYEKKRFHQEALLNRQSRFRTEYLTSVQYPAVGLLQALSIMLLFLVGAWQISIGQMEGTDFVAFLAAIAILINPIDLTTQHYNLYKQTEASAERIFELMNLQPTLVEKEDAIALPAITGKVEYHSVSFGYGSGDSLEPVLTQLDLLVSPGEVIALVGPSGAGKTTIVNLLARFYDPQAGEILIDGIDIKTVTIASLRHQIGTVPQETALFSGTIAQNIAYGQSELDYDAIEAAAKVANADDFIRQFSQGYHTWVEERGNNFSGGQRQRIAIARAILLNPRILILDEATSALDPESEALVQEALERAMQSRTVFIIAHRLSTVRQADRILFLERGKILESGTHSELLAQGGRYAQFHTQQFEG, from the coding sequence GTGAATACCTCTGCGCCTAACCTTGTCACCCAAAATACTTCAAAAGAAAACGAGCTTCACACCCGGCAAGTCTCTAGCTATCGCTATTTGTGGCCCTTTATCAAAGCGGAAAAAGCTTTGTTCATCATCACGCTAATCTGCGTAGTGGGCTATGTGATTACCGTGCCAATTCTGCCACATTTAGCTAAACAAGCCGCTGGGGCAATTGGTAGTGGCGATGTCAGGACAACTGCCTACTGGCTCGGTCTAGCTATGCTGGATTTTGTGATCCAAAGCGCTTTTTTGTACGCACAGAGGATATCGGCCACAAAAGGCTCACTCAATGTCGTGATGGCAGTTAGAGAGAAAGCTTACGCTAACCTGCATCGACTGGGCATTGACTACTTTGCCAAGTCGCAGACGGGCGATTTGACCTACCGTTTGACCGAAGATGTGGATCGGGTCGGTGAAGTCATTTTCAAGATGTCTCAGCAGTTTGTTTCTTGCATCCTACAAATCGTGGTGCTTACAGCCTATATCTTCTATCTCAACTGGCAGCTTTCTCTGACGGGTATTGTGATTGCGCCGATTGTTGCCTGGCTGATTGGGCAGTTTGGTCAAAGGCAGCTACAGCTTTCTCGAAAAAATCAGACGGCGATTTCTAGTCTGTCTTCTTTGTTGACTGAAGTGTTTAGCAGTATTCGAATTGTGCAGGCGTTTGCGGCCCAAGACTACGAGAAGAAGCGGTTTCACCAAGAAGCTCTCCTCAACCGTCAGTCCCGGTTTAGAACAGAGTATCTGACATCGGTTCAATATCCGGCGGTGGGTTTGTTGCAGGCGCTAAGCATTATGCTGTTGTTCTTAGTGGGTGCGTGGCAAATTTCTATTGGACAGATGGAAGGAACAGATTTTGTCGCTTTTTTAGCTGCGATCGCCATTCTAATTAACCCGATCGATCTCACTACCCAGCATTACAACCTATACAAACAGACCGAGGCATCAGCAGAGCGGATTTTCGAGCTGATGAACTTACAACCCACATTAGTAGAAAAAGAAGATGCGATCGCCCTACCCGCTATTACCGGCAAAGTAGAATACCACAGCGTTAGCTTCGGCTATGGTAGCGGCGACTCACTAGAGCCTGTGCTGACACAGTTAGATCTGCTTGTTAGCCCAGGTGAAGTCATTGCCCTAGTCGGCCCCTCTGGAGCAGGCAAGACTACCATAGTCAACTTACTGGCTCGCTTCTACGACCCCCAAGCAGGAGAGATATTAATAGACGGTATCGATATCAAAACGGTGACAATTGCTAGTTTACGCCATCAGATTGGTACCGTTCCTCAAGAAACGGCTTTGTTCTCTGGAACCATTGCCCAAAATATTGCCTATGGTCAGAGCGAGCTTGACTACGATGCGATTGAGGCTGCAGCTAAAGTAGCCAACGCTGATGATTTTATCCGCCAGTTTTCTCAGGGCTATCACACCTGGGTAGAAGAACGGGGGAACAACTTTTCGGGTGGACAGCGACAAAGGATTGCGATCGCTCGGGCGATCCTACTTAATCCACGCATATTGATCTTAGATGAGGCAACCAGCGCGCTCGATCCCGAATCTGAAGCTTTGGTACAAGAAGCCTTAGAGCGGGCCATGCAAAGCCGGACGGTTTTTATCATTGCCCATCGGCTTAGCACAGTCAGACAGGCCGATCGAATTCTCTTTTTAGAGCGCGGTAAGATTTTAGAATCGGGAACACATTCAGAGCTTTTAGCGCAAGGTGGGCGGTACGCACAATTTCATACGCAGCAATTTGAAGGGTAG
- a CDS encoding lipid-A-disaccharide synthase-related protein, with amino-acid sequence MPQRLLYISNGHGEDNHSSHIIRTLRAIRPELEIAALPIVGEGNAYRKIDVPIIGPTYTLPSGGFTYMNRLRLIDDVRAGLLTMTWKQYQAMRDYIGNVDFVAATGDTIGQAFAYLSGKPFVSFISPLSAMYEGKLNMDLILWQILNTQRCRAVATRDAYTAEDLRKQGLAKVTFGGIPSLDRLRPAGKEIQLTEAKMVALLPGSRTAEAIRNFKLEMQLALEAAQLNPSLQFRAALVPSVMAEAGQMAADMGWHWTRHTSGDRNWMVLSAGKDANYAKPVEILCYSDAFSDIVCQCDLVVGMAGLAVDQAMAIGKPIVQIAGEGPQFTYAFAEAQDRLLGLSVQTIGKRAATAEILKEAAGCVVKTVEDEDYAKACVQNGQARFGPFGASARIANLILTHLDQATASSSSESATTASA; translated from the coding sequence ATGCCCCAACGCCTTCTCTATATCAGTAACGGTCACGGTGAAGACAATCATTCTTCTCACATCATCAGAACACTGCGCGCCATCCGCCCGGAACTAGAGATTGCAGCGCTGCCGATTGTAGGTGAGGGCAATGCCTACCGCAAAATAGACGTGCCTATTATTGGCCCTACTTACACTCTCCCTTCTGGGGGATTCACATACATGAACCGTCTACGGCTGATAGACGATGTCCGCGCTGGTCTGCTAACGATGACTTGGAAGCAGTACCAGGCCATGCGAGACTATATCGGCAACGTCGATTTTGTAGCAGCTACTGGCGACACTATTGGCCAAGCCTTCGCTTATCTCAGCGGCAAACCGTTTGTTTCTTTTATCTCGCCGTTGTCAGCTATGTACGAGGGCAAACTAAACATGGATTTGATTCTGTGGCAAATTCTAAATACCCAAAGGTGTAGAGCAGTTGCTACTCGAGATGCCTACACCGCGGAAGATTTAAGGAAGCAGGGTCTAGCAAAAGTGACCTTTGGCGGAATTCCTTCACTCGATCGACTTCGGCCCGCTGGCAAGGAAATTCAGCTAACCGAAGCAAAAATGGTCGCGCTGTTGCCAGGATCTAGAACCGCCGAGGCCATACGCAATTTTAAGCTGGAAATGCAGCTCGCTCTAGAAGCCGCTCAGCTCAATCCGTCCTTACAGTTTAGAGCAGCGCTAGTCCCTAGCGTAATGGCCGAAGCCGGGCAGATGGCAGCAGATATGGGGTGGCATTGGACGAGACACACTTCAGGCGATCGCAACTGGATGGTCCTAAGCGCAGGGAAGGATGCCAACTATGCGAAACCTGTAGAAATTCTTTGCTATAGCGATGCGTTTAGTGACATTGTCTGTCAGTGTGATTTGGTTGTTGGCATGGCCGGGTTAGCGGTAGATCAGGCGATGGCAATCGGCAAGCCCATCGTGCAGATTGCCGGGGAGGGACCGCAATTTACCTATGCTTTTGCTGAAGCGCAAGACCGCCTGCTGGGGTTATCTGTGCAAACGATTGGTAAACGCGCTGCGACCGCAGAAATTCTAAAGGAGGCCGCAGGTTGCGTAGTTAAGACAGTTGAAGACGAAGACTATGCAAAGGCTTGCGTCCAAAATGGACAGGCCCGGTTTGGGCCTTTTGGGGCGTCAGCTCGAATTGCGAATCTGATTTTGACCCATCTAGATCAAGCTACAGCCTCAAGCTCATCAGAAAGCGCTACCACAGCAAGTGCCTAA
- a CDS encoding FAD-dependent oxidoreductase codes for MQQAIAQPAQSTPTIDEVVDCEVLIVGGGLSGTAAAYESLRSGRTVCMTEITDWVGGQISSQGTSALDEASKQRSLLYYPEGYNQLRRTIEAIHGELNPGDCWVSLSCFLPADAHTILSNMLEEAANQGGGQLKWFPATVVKELEISADGRMIDSAIAIQHAPQPGTPLLNASLLSETFLDSYQYEDSERLTKHIVQFVPAVGDGADTGDQTSDLPKADWYVVEATETGEIIALSGVPYRLGLDPRSHLNPSSPTETADPYCTQGFTYTFAMERMAAPQPQSEPTYYEQYEPYFSYERSRPDNDYFDYVFTYRRIAAPDPRPETSQFGVSAVVPGDISMQNWTWGNDYRPGTAKDNLIFSADQLAATGQLEAGGWLGGLRVDALRKAEENAFSYYYWLVEGDTDSQLGPDVKTPAPNHRFLSGFDSPMGTAHGLSKYPYMREARRIIGRPSTTYPDGFSVSEVDISKVDYRDDYYRETLGDRRYLSLWQTLAGLEAASVIANEVPAEDIERRSRSTIYPDAVGIAQYAIDFHPCMAEYPFETPGNTERANVRRAHGQAYPAQIPLRAMIPQKIDNLLIAGKTIATSNIAAAAYRVHSFEWSVGVAAGATIDFALDNNLMPYELTDQLPAYEPELEKLQKRLNADGNPTAFPDTSIFNLDWEEWRVW; via the coding sequence ATGCAGCAGGCGATCGCCCAGCCAGCCCAGTCAACTCCAACGATCGACGAAGTTGTAGATTGTGAGGTGCTGATCGTTGGGGGTGGACTCTCTGGCACCGCAGCCGCTTATGAAAGTCTGCGCTCTGGCCGCACTGTCTGTATGACAGAAATTACCGACTGGGTGGGTGGACAGATCTCTTCTCAAGGAACATCGGCGCTAGACGAGGCCAGCAAGCAGCGATCGCTTCTCTATTACCCAGAGGGCTATAATCAGCTGCGCCGCACCATCGAAGCCATTCACGGCGAGCTAAATCCAGGTGATTGCTGGGTGAGTTTATCTTGCTTTTTGCCCGCGGATGCCCATACGATTTTGAGCAACATGCTAGAAGAAGCCGCCAATCAGGGCGGAGGACAGCTCAAGTGGTTTCCAGCAACGGTCGTGAAGGAGCTAGAGATTAGCGCCGATGGTCGGATGATCGATAGCGCGATCGCCATTCAGCATGCTCCCCAACCTGGCACCCCGCTGCTCAACGCCTCCTTACTATCAGAAACCTTTTTAGACAGCTATCAGTACGAAGATTCTGAGCGACTGACGAAGCATATTGTTCAGTTCGTGCCAGCTGTAGGCGATGGCGCCGATACAGGCGATCAAACCAGCGACTTACCCAAAGCCGACTGGTACGTAGTCGAAGCCACTGAAACTGGAGAGATTATTGCGCTTTCTGGTGTCCCGTATCGACTCGGCTTAGATCCTCGCTCCCATCTTAACCCCTCTTCTCCTACCGAAACCGCTGATCCCTACTGCACGCAGGGATTTACCTACACCTTTGCGATGGAACGTATGGCTGCGCCGCAACCGCAGTCAGAACCAACCTACTACGAGCAATATGAGCCCTATTTTAGCTATGAGCGATCGCGTCCAGATAACGACTATTTTGACTATGTCTTTACCTATCGCCGCATTGCCGCGCCCGATCCAAGACCAGAAACGTCCCAGTTTGGCGTCTCTGCTGTCGTACCTGGCGATATCTCTATGCAGAACTGGACCTGGGGAAATGACTATCGTCCTGGGACCGCCAAAGACAACTTGATTTTCAGTGCCGATCAGCTCGCCGCCACTGGGCAGCTAGAAGCCGGGGGCTGGTTAGGTGGACTGAGAGTAGATGCGCTGCGTAAAGCCGAAGAGAACGCCTTTAGCTATTACTATTGGCTAGTAGAAGGCGACACCGACTCGCAGCTAGGCCCCGACGTCAAAACCCCTGCGCCCAATCATCGGTTTCTCTCTGGCTTTGATAGCCCGATGGGCACCGCTCACGGCCTTTCTAAATATCCCTACATGCGAGAGGCTCGTCGAATTATTGGTCGGCCATCAACGACCTATCCCGATGGCTTTAGCGTCAGTGAAGTAGACATCTCCAAGGTTGACTATCGAGATGATTACTACAGAGAAACGTTAGGCGACAGACGCTATCTCTCGCTTTGGCAAACGTTAGCAGGCTTAGAGGCAGCCAGTGTGATCGCCAATGAAGTCCCTGCAGAGGACATTGAGAGGCGATCGCGCTCTACTATCTATCCTGACGCTGTCGGCATTGCCCAATATGCGATCGATTTTCATCCCTGCATGGCCGAATATCCTTTCGAGACGCCTGGCAATACGGAGCGCGCCAATGTCCGCCGGGCCCACGGCCAAGCCTATCCCGCTCAAATCCCGTTGCGAGCGATGATTCCGCAAAAAATAGATAATCTGCTAATCGCTGGCAAAACGATTGCAACTAGCAACATTGCCGCTGCGGCCTATCGAGTTCACTCCTTTGAGTGGTCCGTCGGGGTTGCAGCAGGTGCAACCATCGACTTTGCACTAGACAACAACCTGATGCCCTATGAGCTAACCGATCAGCTACCTGCTTACGAACCCGAACTAGAGAAGCTGCAGAAAAGGCTTAACGCCGATGGTAACCCCACGGCCTTTCCCGATACGTCCATCTTCAACCTAGACTGGGAAGAATGGCGAGTTTGGTAG